One window of the Cataglyphis hispanica isolate Lineage 1 chromosome 13, ULB_Chis1_1.0, whole genome shotgun sequence genome contains the following:
- the LOC126854152 gene encoding transcription factor E2F6-like isoform X3 produces the protein MRSVFRNRYNHCTKMPRVRRQVILEDPARPVTPDMVETKLLKSEFLDDGSLDEVQPQKVAEETPSPHLQDHQYGQTPCYQITRKPTQPPPRAEISVQAVKRRLNLEVGTTGPSQSAFKAPRGKRRRSGSNSLTGHTPTKTKTVERTRYDTSLSLLTKKFIHLVESSQDGVVDLNVASEKLEVQKRRIYDITNVLEGIGILEKKSKNNIQWKGGQLPNNRNDIANLRREVADLEAKENSLDRLIHGADKNLRELCADRQYAYVTYHDLRSVSMYKNQAIMAVKAPPEATLHVPQPINNFGQQKLQMHMRSEHGEIEVFLCPDDPAIKTSPYSGYTTTQTVPQSKEMSNIPCLSPELLVKRETDVQVESVPTDESSMNTRLCTPVTVTNITGMKDAFLYESDDYGPMGGSKFQLQTEDQISTSGRTARN, from the exons ATGCGGAGTGTATTTAGAAATAG atacaaTCATTGTACCAAGATGCCTCGAGTAAGGAGACAAGTGATCCTGGAGGATCCAGCTAGGCCTGTTACACCAGATATGGTGGAAACAAAGTTGT tAAAGTCTGAATTTCTGGATGATGGATCCTTGGATGAAGTCCAGCCACAAAAGGTGGCAGAAGAAACACCGAGCCCTCATTTACAAGATCATCAATATGGACAAACACCTTGTTACCAAATAACAAGGAAACCTACGCAACCACCGCCAAGAGCTGAG ATATCAGTTCAAGCAGTAAAAAGAAGACTGAATTTGGAGGTAGGGACAACTGGTCCTAGCCAGTCTGCCTTCAAAGCTCCCAGAGGTAAACGTAGAAGATCCGGTTCGAATTCTTTAACTGGCCACACACCCACCAAAA CCAAAACTGTAGAAAGGACACGATATGATACCTCTTTGAGTTTACTTACAAAGAAGTTTATTCACTTAGTTGAGAGTAGTCAGGATGGTGTGGTCGACTTAAATGTAGCATCAGAGAAGTTGGAGGTACAAAAACGTCGTATATACGACATTACTAATGTTTTAGAGGGCATTGGTATCTTAgagaagaaaagtaaaaacaaTATCCAATGGAA agGCGGTCAATTACCGAATAATCGGAATGATATCGCCAATCTGAGGAGAGAGGTCGCGGATCTAGAAGCTAAAGAGAATTCACTTGACCGATTGATCCACGGtgctgataaaaatttacgcGAACTGTGCGCGGACAGACAATACGCTTATGTAACGTATCATGACTTACGTTCAGTTTCAATGTACAAAAACCAAGCTATTATGGCTGTGAAAGCCCCGCCGGAAGCTACCCTCCATGTTCCACAACCTATCAATAATTTTGGTCAACAAAag CTTCAAATGCACATGAGGTCAGAACACGGAGAGATAGAAGTGTTTTTGTGTCCTGACGATCCCGCAATTAAAACGTCACCTTATTCTGGATATACGACAACGCAAACTGTGCCTCAATCAAAAGAAATGTCTAACATACCTTGTTTATCTCCTGAGTTGTTGGTTAAAAGAGAAACTGATGTGCAAGTCGAATCAGTACCTACCGATGAGAGTTCTATGAATACTCGTTTGTGTACCCCTGTAACAGTTACCAATATAACAGGCATGAAGGATGCGTTCCTATACGAATCTGACGATTATGGACCAATGGGCGGTAGCAAATTCCAACTCCAAACAGAGGATCAAATCAGCACTTCAGGTAGGACTGCAAGAAATTAG
- the LOC126854152 gene encoding transcription factor E2F2-like isoform X1, with product MRSVFRNRYNHCTKMPRVRRQVILEDPARPVTPDMVETKLLKSEFLDDGSLDEVQPQKVAEETPSPHLQDHQYGQTPCYQITRKPTQPPPRAEISVQAVKRRLNLEVGTTGPSQSAFKAPRGKRRRSGSNSLTGHTPTKTKTVERTRYDTSLSLLTKKFIHLVESSQDGVVDLNVASEKLEVQKRRIYDITNVLEGIGILEKKSKNNIQWKGGQLPNNRNDIANLRREVADLEAKENSLDRLIHGADKNLRELCADRQYAYVTYHDLRSVSMYKNQAIMAVKAPPEATLHVPQPINNFGQQKLQMHMRSEHGEIEVFLCPDDPAIKTSPYSGYTTTQTVPQSKEMSNIPCLSPELLVKRETDVQVESVPTDESSMNTRLCTPVTVTNITGMKDAFLYESDDYGPMGGSKFQLQTEDQISTSDLNSILDFGEQLLSLEPPLSENDYSFSLGTEEGLSDLFDFKF from the exons ATGCGGAGTGTATTTAGAAATAG atacaaTCATTGTACCAAGATGCCTCGAGTAAGGAGACAAGTGATCCTGGAGGATCCAGCTAGGCCTGTTACACCAGATATGGTGGAAACAAAGTTGT tAAAGTCTGAATTTCTGGATGATGGATCCTTGGATGAAGTCCAGCCACAAAAGGTGGCAGAAGAAACACCGAGCCCTCATTTACAAGATCATCAATATGGACAAACACCTTGTTACCAAATAACAAGGAAACCTACGCAACCACCGCCAAGAGCTGAG ATATCAGTTCAAGCAGTAAAAAGAAGACTGAATTTGGAGGTAGGGACAACTGGTCCTAGCCAGTCTGCCTTCAAAGCTCCCAGAGGTAAACGTAGAAGATCCGGTTCGAATTCTTTAACTGGCCACACACCCACCAAAA CCAAAACTGTAGAAAGGACACGATATGATACCTCTTTGAGTTTACTTACAAAGAAGTTTATTCACTTAGTTGAGAGTAGTCAGGATGGTGTGGTCGACTTAAATGTAGCATCAGAGAAGTTGGAGGTACAAAAACGTCGTATATACGACATTACTAATGTTTTAGAGGGCATTGGTATCTTAgagaagaaaagtaaaaacaaTATCCAATGGAA agGCGGTCAATTACCGAATAATCGGAATGATATCGCCAATCTGAGGAGAGAGGTCGCGGATCTAGAAGCTAAAGAGAATTCACTTGACCGATTGATCCACGGtgctgataaaaatttacgcGAACTGTGCGCGGACAGACAATACGCTTATGTAACGTATCATGACTTACGTTCAGTTTCAATGTACAAAAACCAAGCTATTATGGCTGTGAAAGCCCCGCCGGAAGCTACCCTCCATGTTCCACAACCTATCAATAATTTTGGTCAACAAAag CTTCAAATGCACATGAGGTCAGAACACGGAGAGATAGAAGTGTTTTTGTGTCCTGACGATCCCGCAATTAAAACGTCACCTTATTCTGGATATACGACAACGCAAACTGTGCCTCAATCAAAAGAAATGTCTAACATACCTTGTTTATCTCCTGAGTTGTTGGTTAAAAGAGAAACTGATGTGCAAGTCGAATCAGTACCTACCGATGAGAGTTCTATGAATACTCGTTTGTGTACCCCTGTAACAGTTACCAATATAACAGGCATGAAGGATGCGTTCCTATACGAATCTGACGATTATGGACCAATGGGCGGTAGCAAATTCCAACTCCAAACAGAGGATCAAATCAGCACTTCAG ATCTGAATTCGATTCTTGATTTTGGAGAGCAACTGCTGAGTTTGGAACCGCCTCTCTCTGAAAACGACTACTCGTTCTCGTTAGGCACCGAGGAGGGTCTTTCGGATCTCTTCGATTTCAAATTCTAG
- the LOC126854152 gene encoding transcription factor E2F2-like isoform X2 has translation MPRVRRQVILEDPARPVTPDMVETKLLKSEFLDDGSLDEVQPQKVAEETPSPHLQDHQYGQTPCYQITRKPTQPPPRAEISVQAVKRRLNLEVGTTGPSQSAFKAPRGKRRRSGSNSLTGHTPTKTKTVERTRYDTSLSLLTKKFIHLVESSQDGVVDLNVASEKLEVQKRRIYDITNVLEGIGILEKKSKNNIQWKGGQLPNNRNDIANLRREVADLEAKENSLDRLIHGADKNLRELCADRQYAYVTYHDLRSVSMYKNQAIMAVKAPPEATLHVPQPINNFGQQKLQMHMRSEHGEIEVFLCPDDPAIKTSPYSGYTTTQTVPQSKEMSNIPCLSPELLVKRETDVQVESVPTDESSMNTRLCTPVTVTNITGMKDAFLYESDDYGPMGGSKFQLQTEDQISTSDLNSILDFGEQLLSLEPPLSENDYSFSLGTEEGLSDLFDFKF, from the exons ATGCCTCGAGTAAGGAGACAAGTGATCCTGGAGGATCCAGCTAGGCCTGTTACACCAGATATGGTGGAAACAAAGTTGT tAAAGTCTGAATTTCTGGATGATGGATCCTTGGATGAAGTCCAGCCACAAAAGGTGGCAGAAGAAACACCGAGCCCTCATTTACAAGATCATCAATATGGACAAACACCTTGTTACCAAATAACAAGGAAACCTACGCAACCACCGCCAAGAGCTGAG ATATCAGTTCAAGCAGTAAAAAGAAGACTGAATTTGGAGGTAGGGACAACTGGTCCTAGCCAGTCTGCCTTCAAAGCTCCCAGAGGTAAACGTAGAAGATCCGGTTCGAATTCTTTAACTGGCCACACACCCACCAAAA CCAAAACTGTAGAAAGGACACGATATGATACCTCTTTGAGTTTACTTACAAAGAAGTTTATTCACTTAGTTGAGAGTAGTCAGGATGGTGTGGTCGACTTAAATGTAGCATCAGAGAAGTTGGAGGTACAAAAACGTCGTATATACGACATTACTAATGTTTTAGAGGGCATTGGTATCTTAgagaagaaaagtaaaaacaaTATCCAATGGAA agGCGGTCAATTACCGAATAATCGGAATGATATCGCCAATCTGAGGAGAGAGGTCGCGGATCTAGAAGCTAAAGAGAATTCACTTGACCGATTGATCCACGGtgctgataaaaatttacgcGAACTGTGCGCGGACAGACAATACGCTTATGTAACGTATCATGACTTACGTTCAGTTTCAATGTACAAAAACCAAGCTATTATGGCTGTGAAAGCCCCGCCGGAAGCTACCCTCCATGTTCCACAACCTATCAATAATTTTGGTCAACAAAag CTTCAAATGCACATGAGGTCAGAACACGGAGAGATAGAAGTGTTTTTGTGTCCTGACGATCCCGCAATTAAAACGTCACCTTATTCTGGATATACGACAACGCAAACTGTGCCTCAATCAAAAGAAATGTCTAACATACCTTGTTTATCTCCTGAGTTGTTGGTTAAAAGAGAAACTGATGTGCAAGTCGAATCAGTACCTACCGATGAGAGTTCTATGAATACTCGTTTGTGTACCCCTGTAACAGTTACCAATATAACAGGCATGAAGGATGCGTTCCTATACGAATCTGACGATTATGGACCAATGGGCGGTAGCAAATTCCAACTCCAAACAGAGGATCAAATCAGCACTTCAG ATCTGAATTCGATTCTTGATTTTGGAGAGCAACTGCTGAGTTTGGAACCGCCTCTCTCTGAAAACGACTACTCGTTCTCGTTAGGCACCGAGGAGGGTCTTTCGGATCTCTTCGATTTCAAATTCTAG